The Synechocystis sp. PCC 7509 genome includes a window with the following:
- the ilvA gene encoding threonine ammonia-lyase, biosynthetic, which translates to MLCDYLVQILTARVYDVAQETPLEYAPNLSTRLNNKLLLKREDMQSVFSFKLRGAYNKMVGLSPDKLAKGVIAASAGNHAQGVALSARQLGTKAIIVMPITTPQVKVDAVKARGGEVVLHGDTYDDAYSYARQIEAERGLTFIHPFDDPDVIAGQGTIGMEILRQYQQPIHAIFVAIGGGGLISGIAAYVKRLRPEIKIIGVEPVDSDAMNQSLKAGKRVRLSQVGLFADGVAVREVGEETFRLCQQYVDEIILVNTDATCAAIKDVFEDTRSILEPAGALAIAGAKLYVEREQIENQTLVAVACGANMNFDRLRFVAERAELGERREAIFAVAIPEARGSLRKFCEGLGRRNLTEFSYRIADEKEAHIFVGVQIQNRADAALMVENFEAHGFKTIDLTDDELTKLHLRHMVGGRSHLADNELIYRFEFPERPGALMKFVGSMSPDWNISLFHYRNNGADYGRIVVGVQVPPDEMQQWQAFLDNLGYQYWDENNNLAYKLFLR; encoded by the coding sequence ATGCTTTGCGACTACTTAGTACAGATTCTCACCGCCCGCGTTTATGATGTTGCCCAAGAAACGCCCTTAGAATACGCCCCCAACTTGTCAACGCGATTAAATAACAAACTTTTGCTGAAACGCGAAGATATGCAATCTGTCTTCTCTTTCAAGCTGCGGGGTGCTTACAACAAAATGGTAGGACTCTCGCCCGATAAACTAGCCAAAGGAGTAATTGCCGCCTCTGCCGGAAATCATGCCCAAGGAGTGGCTTTATCTGCCCGTCAGCTAGGAACTAAAGCTATTATTGTCATGCCCATAACTACGCCCCAAGTTAAGGTAGATGCGGTAAAAGCGCGGGGTGGCGAGGTTGTATTGCATGGCGATACTTATGACGATGCTTATAGTTATGCGCGTCAAATAGAAGCAGAAAGAGGTTTAACTTTTATTCATCCTTTTGATGACCCTGATGTAATTGCCGGACAAGGTACGATTGGGATGGAGATTTTGCGCCAGTACCAGCAGCCTATTCATGCGATTTTTGTGGCGATTGGTGGTGGTGGGTTAATTTCTGGGATTGCGGCGTATGTAAAAAGGTTGCGTCCAGAAATTAAGATTATTGGGGTTGAACCTGTAGATTCTGATGCAATGAATCAATCGCTAAAAGCAGGTAAAAGGGTAAGGTTGTCTCAGGTTGGTTTATTTGCTGATGGGGTGGCGGTGCGGGAAGTTGGCGAAGAAACTTTTAGACTATGCCAGCAATACGTTGATGAGATTATTTTGGTTAATACTGATGCTACTTGTGCAGCAATTAAAGACGTATTTGAGGATACAAGGTCAATTTTAGAACCTGCGGGGGCATTGGCGATCGCTGGGGCGAAACTTTATGTTGAACGAGAGCAAATTGAAAACCAAACCCTAGTTGCGGTTGCTTGCGGTGCAAACATGAATTTTGACAGACTCCGGTTTGTAGCCGAAAGAGCAGAATTAGGAGAACGTCGAGAGGCTATTTTCGCGGTGGCGATTCCTGAAGCGCGGGGAAGTCTGCGTAAGTTTTGTGAAGGTTTGGGAAGGCGCAACTTAACGGAATTTAGTTATCGGATTGCAGACGAAAAAGAAGCACATATTTTTGTAGGCGTACAAATTCAAAACCGCGCGGATGCTGCTTTGATGGTAGAAAACTTTGAAGCCCATGGATTCAAAACTATAGATTTAACTGATGATGAATTAACAAAATTGCATTTACGGCATATGGTAGGAGGGCGATCGCATTTAGCCGATAATGAATTAATATATCGCTTTGAGTTTCCCGAACGTCCCGGCGCATTAATGAAATTTGTGGGTTCTATGAGTCCCGATTGGAATATTAGCTTATTTCACTACCGCAACAACGGCGCAGATTACGGGCGAATTGTTGTAGGCGTACAAGTTCCCCCCGATGAGATGCAACAATGGCAAGCATTTCTCGATAATTTGGGCTATCAGTATTGGGATGAGAATAACAACCTGGCATACAAGCTATTTTTAAGATAA
- a CDS encoding nucleotidyltransferase domain-containing protein gives MKRKEVEERAIFVGLAGSHAYGLNHPKSDYDYRGVFIAPKEYYLGFNSIEQKDSGWNEEGIFPFIDGNEDTVIYELKKVVQLLAAANPNVLELLWLDNYPFLTEVGEYLIEHRQLFLSKKVKHTYSGYAFAQIKKIETHRKWLLHPPENKPLPADFGILEDPLTKDELNAFLEYLYNLVRGRIEFLEEAEELYQLLTADIDFKGMLKQHTLPDETLAYTQKLTNSRADFIRLLQKSQKYQGAMREWKAYLSWQQNRNPKRAEMEKQSGFDLKHGMHCIRLLRCGLEILRQGKVIVNRQVAGDVDELKAILQGAYTYEEVMKMAEDLIAQMDEAMQQSTLPHSPNLQKIDNLCIELVEMQGW, from the coding sequence ATGAAAAGAAAAGAGGTTGAAGAAAGAGCTATTTTTGTGGGTTTAGCTGGTAGTCATGCTTACGGATTGAATCATCCTAAATCAGATTATGATTATCGTGGCGTGTTTATTGCGCCAAAAGAATACTATTTAGGATTTAATTCTATAGAACAAAAAGATAGCGGTTGGAATGAAGAAGGAATATTTCCGTTTATAGATGGTAATGAAGATACGGTTATTTACGAGTTAAAAAAAGTTGTTCAATTACTAGCGGCGGCAAATCCTAATGTATTAGAATTGCTATGGTTAGATAATTATCCTTTTCTTACAGAAGTAGGAGAATATTTAATTGAACATAGACAATTATTTCTCAGCAAAAAGGTTAAACATACTTATTCTGGCTATGCTTTTGCTCAAATCAAAAAAATAGAAACTCATCGTAAATGGTTGTTACATCCACCAGAAAATAAGCCTTTACCCGCAGATTTTGGCATCCTAGAAGATCCATTAACTAAAGACGAATTAAATGCTTTTTTAGAATATTTGTATAACTTAGTTAGAGGACGAATTGAATTTTTAGAAGAAGCCGAAGAATTATATCAATTACTCACGGCGGATATTGATTTTAAAGGTATGTTAAAACAGCATACTTTGCCCGATGAAACTTTAGCATATACGCAAAAATTAACTAATAGTCGCGCTGATTTTATTCGCCTATTACAAAAAAGCCAGAAGTATCAAGGAGCAATGCGCGAGTGGAAAGCTTATTTGTCATGGCAGCAAAATAGAAATCCGAAAAGAGCAGAAATGGAAAAACAATCGGGTTTTGATTTAAAGCATGGAATGCACTGTATTAGATTGTTGCGTTGTGGTTTAGAAATATTGCGCCAAGGTAAAGTAATTGTCAATCGCCAAGTAGCCGGAGATGTAGACGAATTAAAAGCTATTTTGCAAGGCGCGTATACTTACGAAGAAGTCATGAAAATGGCAGAAGATTTAATCGCTCAAATGGATGAAGCTATGCAACAATCAACTTTACCTCATAGTCCAAATTTGCAAAAGATTGATAATCTCTGCATAGAATTGGTAGAAATGCAAGGGTGGTAA
- a CDS encoding DUF4351 domain-containing protein yields the protein MIDNISKFLIEQYSNDFAAWLLGDAISLTTINPTELNVEPIRADSVMLLQSSTVILHTEFQTFGDETMPFRMADYYLRLKRKFPQQTIQQVVIYLKKTNSNLVRQERYVTPVMTHQFRTIRLWEEPVEVFLRTPGLLPYAVLSSAADKESVLAQVVNQLERIADSREQSNLVAATSILAGLELEEQTIRQLMRSPAMRESTMYQSILREGRTDGEKTLVFKLLTRKLGSLSLEITAKVSNLSLERLEALGESLLDFTSITDLETWLG from the coding sequence GTGATAGATAATATCTCAAAGTTTCTGATCGAACAGTATTCTAATGATTTTGCAGCTTGGTTATTAGGTGACGCAATTAGTCTAACTACCATTAATCCTACCGAACTAAATGTAGAACCCATTAGAGCCGATTCAGTAATGTTACTGCAATCGAGTACCGTTATCCTGCACACAGAGTTTCAAACTTTTGGCGATGAAACAATGCCCTTTCGGATGGCGGATTATTACTTGCGTCTAAAACGTAAGTTTCCCCAACAAACTATTCAACAAGTAGTCATTTATTTAAAAAAGACAAATTCAAACTTAGTTAGACAAGAACGATATGTAACGCCTGTAATGACTCATCAGTTTCGCACAATTCGGTTATGGGAAGAACCAGTAGAGGTGTTTTTGAGAACCCCAGGATTATTACCTTATGCAGTATTAAGCAGCGCAGCAGATAAGGAAAGCGTGTTAGCGCAAGTGGTAAATCAACTAGAGCGAATTGCTGATTCTAGAGAACAGAGTAATTTAGTAGCAGCTACAAGCATCTTAGCAGGGTTAGAATTAGAGGAGCAGACAATCCGACAATTAATGAGGAGTCCGGCGATGCGCGAGTCTACCATGTATCAATCTATTTTACGCGAAGGTCGCACCGATGGAGAAAAAACATTAGTTTTCAAATTGCTTACCCGGAAGTTGGGTAGTTTATCGCTAGAAATAACGGCAAAAGTGAGTAATCTAAGTCTGGAAAGATTAGAGGCTTTGGGGGAATCTTTATTAGATTTTACCAGTATTACAGATTTGGAAACTTGGCTAGGGTAA
- a CDS encoding HigA family addiction module antitoxin, with translation MIRIPTHRVPTHPGEMLKAEFLEPMNITQVTLAQELRVPYQRINEIINGRRGITPRTALRLAKFFQMSPDFWLNLQLRWDLYHAQQKEADALENIKPLMKK, from the coding sequence ATGATTCGTATTCCTACCCATAGAGTTCCGACGCATCCCGGAGAAATGTTGAAAGCGGAGTTTTTAGAGCCGATGAATATAACTCAAGTTACTCTCGCTCAAGAGCTTAGAGTTCCTTACCAACGAATTAATGAAATTATTAATGGTCGCCGAGGAATTACGCCTAGAACTGCGCTACGTTTAGCTAAGTTTTTTCAAATGTCCCCTGACTTCTGGTTAAATCTTCAACTGCGATGGGATTTATATCATGCACAACAGAAGGAAGCAGATGCGTTAGAAAACATCAAACCGTTAATGAAAAAGTAG
- a CDS encoding type II toxin-antitoxin system RelE/ParE family toxin, protein MIVSFKNVGTEDIFNGENTKSARKTCPQTLYSVAFRKLDQIDSAVEINELRVPPGNRLEALEGDRQGQYSIRINDQYRICFIWTQNGAEDVEIVDYH, encoded by the coding sequence ATGATAGTGTCATTTAAAAATGTAGGCACGGAGGATATTTTTAATGGCGAAAATACAAAGTCTGCACGTAAAACCTGTCCTCAAACCCTATACAGCGTTGCATTTAGAAAGTTAGATCAAATCGACTCCGCCGTTGAAATAAATGAGCTTCGCGTTCCACCAGGAAATAGATTGGAAGCATTAGAGGGCGATCGCCAAGGTCAATACAGCATTCGGATTAATGACCAATATCGTATCTGCTTTATTTGGACACAAAACGGCGCAGAAGATGTTGAAATTGTTGATTATCACTAA
- a CDS encoding glyoxalase/bleomycin resistance/dioxygenase family protein, with translation MLSNYTAAFVTLATSNLDKLVLFYTELWQQEPQIYRENVYAEFEISGLRLGIFQPQQSKESEFASSQSSRMSLCLEVKDLESVIAHLTNIGYPPTGEIVIASHGKEIYACDPDGNRLILHQS, from the coding sequence ATGTTATCTAATTACACTGCTGCTTTTGTAACTTTGGCAACTAGCAACTTAGATAAGCTCGTGTTGTTTTATACAGAGTTATGGCAACAAGAACCGCAGATTTATCGAGAAAATGTGTATGCTGAGTTTGAAATCTCTGGCTTGCGCTTGGGTATTTTTCAGCCGCAGCAAAGCAAAGAATCTGAGTTTGCGAGTAGTCAAAGTAGTAGGATGAGCTTGTGTTTAGAGGTGAAAGATTTGGAAAGTGTGATCGCGCATCTAACTAATATAGGCTACCCACCAACGGGGGAGATTGTTATAGCTTCTCACGGTAAAGAAATTTATGCGTGCGATCCTGATGGGAATAGATTGATTTTACATCAGTCTTAA
- a CDS encoding DUF433 domain-containing protein, with the protein MWKVEYTKRFLKDLATLPLEIQTRVEPIVFAELESENPFALGYIEKMTGYIDKYKIRVGDYRIGVAMKGKVDNMDWQDRIIINPEILAGKSVIKGIRLSIEFIVELLAQGWLEADILKNHLGITQEDIKACLSYASNALKTEKVYPLNV; encoded by the coding sequence ATGTGGAAAGTTGAATATACTAAGCGATTTTTAAAAGATTTGGCTACTTTACCATTAGAAATTCAAACCCGTGTCGAACCTATTGTATTTGCCGAACTAGAGTCAGAAAATCCTTTTGCACTAGGATATATTGAAAAAATGACTGGTTATATAGATAAATATAAGATTCGTGTAGGTGATTATCGGATTGGGGTCGCAATGAAAGGTAAGGTAGATAACATGGATTGGCAAGACCGCATTATTATTAATCCAGAGATATTGGCAGGAAAGTCAGTAATTAAAGGTATTCGTCTGTCCATAGAATTTATTGTCGAGCTTTTAGCTCAAGGATGGTTAGAAGCAGACATACTAAAAAATCATCTAGGAATAACACAAGAAGATATAAAAGCTTGTTTGAGCTATGCAAGCAATGCTTTAAAGACAGAAAAAGTATATCCGCTAAATGTTTAA